The Nitrospiraceae bacterium genome includes a region encoding these proteins:
- a CDS encoding cupin → MAKLIEQPTRIKPAGNKPKLIDEFIGRVNSGTDQISIARMQSPSGWEEPGQTPEFDEYTLVLSGQLRVETKEGVIEVNAGQAIIAYRNEWVRYSTPGPEGAEYIAVCTQAFSPETVHRDPS, encoded by the coding sequence ATGGCTAAACTGATCGAGCAACCCACAAGAATTAAACCTGCGGGGAATAAACCCAAACTCATCGATGAATTTATCGGACGGGTCAATAGCGGCACAGACCAGATCAGCATTGCGCGGATGCAAAGTCCTTCCGGATGGGAAGAGCCAGGCCAGACCCCGGAGTTCGATGAATATACACTGGTCCTGTCCGGTCAATTACGGGTGGAAACGAAGGAAGGCGTGATTGAGGTGAATGCCGGTCAGGCGATCATCGCCTATCGCAATGAATGGGTGCGATACAGCACCCCGGGACCTGAGGGAGCTGAGTATATCGCGGTATGTACTCAGGCCTTTTCCCCGGAGACCGTGCATCGCGATCCCTCGTGA